The Sandaracinus amylolyticus genomic interval CTCGGCGAGGACAGCCGCACGTTCGGCCCGGTGCAGGCGAGCGGATGCCGCGGCGAGGTCTTCATGCGGCTCACGGCGGCGGAGGGCGGTCTGCCCGACGAGATCCCCCACGGCGCGCTCGACATCCTCGACTGATCGTGAGATTCCAGGCCGCATCATGACGATGCGGAACCGTGTGCTCGGGATCGCGATGCTCCTCCTCGGCGTCGCGGTCGGCAGGCTCGTGGACGTGGTGCCGGCGCTCGCGCAGGAGGGCACCGAAGAGGCGCCCGCGCGCGCGACCGAGACGGTGCCCGAGGGGCAGCCGCGGTACCTCGCCGCGATGCGCACCGAGCTCGAGCACATGGGCATCGAGGGCTTCGCGTGCAACGCGACCGACGCGCAGCGCGCGACGTGCGAGCTCACCCAGCGCGGCCCGAGCTCGCAGCGCGAGTTCCGCATCCGCACGGCGTACAGCGACCGCACCGACACCGTGTACGTCTACGTCGAGCGCTTCCTCGTGGCGCCCCAGGACGCGCCGACGACCGACGCGGTGATGCGCCGGCTGATGGAGCTCAACTGGCAGATGCTGCTCGGCAAGCTCGAGTGGGATCCCAGCGACGGCGAGGTGCGCCTCGCGATGGTGCTCAACACCGACTCGAACTTCGATCGCCGCGCGTTCCGCAGCGCGATCCGCGGGATCGTGCAGCTCGCGGATCGCTACTGGAGCGAGCTCGATCGGGTGCAGCGCGGCTCGTGAGAGGTCTCGGCGTGAGGCGGGGGGCGGTGGCTCCGACGCCCGGTGTGCTCGCGGGCTGCTCGACGCGCGCGTGAGAGCGTCGGGACGCGGTGGTCGCATCGCGGCGCGCGCGTTGCGCGTTGCCGCGATGCTCACGACCGTCCGTGGTCGGCCTCTGCGAGCCCCCCGCCCGGTACCGCGGTTCTGCCGCCTCGCTGGGAGGGGCTGGGATGGCTCGCGACGGGTCCGCGCTTCGCCGCGGCCCCGACGCTCGCGATTCGGGCTCTGCTGTCGCATTCGCCCGGACTGAACGGGCTCTGCCGTCGCATTCGCCTGGTGGCGGCAACGGCGCGCGCGAAGCGCGGGACGGCGCCGCTTGCTGCGTCCCTCGCTTCGGCGAGGGGCTCTCGCGCGTTCGGCACGGGTGTCGGGCGGTCGATCGCCCGCGTCGGGCTCGCCGCGACCCGCGCGCGGTCGCGATGATTGCGCCTCGCGTGGGGCGCGCCGCGCGACGATCGCTGCGCGCCGCGGCTCGGAGATCGGCGCGACCACCCTCGGGCGTTCGGTGCCCCGCATCGAGGGCTCGTGGTCCCCGCGGGACCGAGAGGGATCGAGCCGGGGGGTGAGCCCGAGGAGGCGGGGGATCATCGGGTCGATCGCGGGGGGTGTCATCGCGAGACCCGGGGGGTGCATCGCGCGACCCGGGGGGGCCGGTCGTCCGAGCCGGGGCCGCGGATGCGCGAGGGTGGGCGGGCCATCCCGCGATGCGGGGGCCATCTCGCCCGACCCGAATTCCGGGCGCTCCCGCTCGACGAGCGCGGCTCGATCAGTCGGCGACGACGCGCACTGGCACGTCGAGGTCGAACGTCCGCGCGTCGCTGGTCACCGGCGGGAGCGTGATCGCGCGCAGCGCGCCCGCGACGCACTCGGCCTCGGCGCTGTCGCCGACGTCGGAGATCGCAGGGCGGCTCTCGACCACGCGGCCGGTGCGCCCGTCGACGCGCACCCGCACCACGATGCGGCCCGTCGTCTCCGCGCCGCGCGCGATGCCGTCGCGATGACAGACCGCGAGCGCGCGCGCGACCTCGCCCGTGCCCGCGGCAACGACGCCCGTCTGCCACGGCTCGGGCACCGCGCCGCTCGGCGTGCTCGGCGTCCCGAGCGCGGCGCGCGGACCTTCGCCCGGCACGGCCTGGCGCTCGGCGTCGTCGCGCCACGCGCGATACCGCTCGGTGTCCTCGCGCGCGAGCACCGCGCCGTCCTCCGCGAGCAGCTCGACGTACCCGACGTCCATGCGGACCGTGCTCACCGCGTGTCGCGAGCGCAGCACGCACGAGGTGCGCTCCGGCTCGTCGAAGCCGAGGAAGAACCCGATGCGCAGCCGCGCCCCGCGCTGGCGCGCGGCCTCGAGCTCGTCGGCGCGCTCCGCCGTCGCGACCAGGCCGAGCGGCTCGAGGCGCGCCGGGTAGAGCTCCACGCGACCACCGAGCGCGCGGAAGTTGCGGCGCGACTCGATCGCGAGGAACCCGTCCTCGCTCAGCGTCCCGAACGTCCAGCCCGGCTCGACGTCGACCACGAGCAGCTCGCGCGCCGGGCGCGCCTGCGCGATGCGACAGGCGTCCTGCAGCGACTCGAGCGTCGCGACCGCGCGCTCCTGATCGGCGTGCGCGAGCGCGGGAGCGACCAACAAAGCGATGGTCCCGAGGGCGAGGGCGGAACGCATGCGAGCCAAGCTGCCGTGCACGCGGAGGGGGGTCAACTCTTTGCGGGGAGTGCTCGTCCGCCGGTCCCGGACGGGAGCGCGCGGAGCGCGCGGACGGTAGGGACGGGCGGTCGAGCCGATGTTGGGCTCTGCGGGGAGTGCTCGTCCGCC includes:
- a CDS encoding YbjN domain-containing protein, with translation MTMRNRVLGIAMLLLGVAVGRLVDVVPALAQEGTEEAPARATETVPEGQPRYLAAMRTELEHMGIEGFACNATDAQRATCELTQRGPSSQREFRIRTAYSDRTDTVYVYVERFLVAPQDAPTTDAVMRRLMELNWQMLLGKLEWDPSDGEVRLAMVLNTDSNFDRRAFRSAIRGIVQLADRYWSELDRVQRGS